From Nilaparvata lugens isolate BPH chromosome 7, ASM1435652v1, whole genome shotgun sequence, one genomic window encodes:
- the LOC120352169 gene encoding uncharacterized protein LOC120352169, whose translation MLHLPGQIRLSESCILQNTKLGWIVWGSIPAYKPSVTHQHISNFVSSIEHVSNADISKQLEKFWRIEEIDTESSTPAEHAQIEQHYIENVQRQDDGRFSAALPEKEATWNDISCNVAIIRPISSHATRVTTSVLNNIIHKLSDYHRITRSTAYVRRFIHNITRRHHPDQRRCGLLTVEEIQEAEIAIIRTVQAEAFTEEIRLLHQGRELLPSSSLKALSPFIDNDSLLRVGGRLSQSDLPYDYKHQIILPSKHRFTRALIMSYHRRLSHDGVQSTMTSLRQRYWILSTRRTVKSVLKSCHLCFRFAKFRSEQIMGQLPPVRIQSDFPFYNSGIDYAGPFSLLVGSKKSRTYSKAYLAIFVCMVTKAVHVEVVSELTTKAFIAALIRFSSRRGIPHSIFSDNATTFVGANNELQDLHQFFESSKTQQDIHNYTSVLNIKWHFIPPRAPSFGGLWENAVKNFKKIFKVVTFNHILNFEDMTTFAAQIEAILNSRPLVPLTEDPQDLQYLSPGHFLVGRPLTALPFHCPPTTHVDNRCRWKLLQKITQELWDRWSKEYLVTLQRKHKWLTESDNLTVDTMVLLKDLNSAPSTWKLARIIETHPGADGKVRVVTVQTAHGRFKRAISSLAPLPAFEDD comes from the coding sequence ATGCTTCATTTACCTGGTCAAATTCGCCTGTCCGAAAGCTGTATTCTTCAGAATACCAAGCTAGGTTGGATAGTCTGGGGCTCCATTCCTGCTTATAAACCATCTGTCACCCATCAACACATTTCCAATTTCGTTTCTAGCATTGAACATGTGTCCAACGCAGACATCTCTAAGCAATTGGAAAAATTTTGGCGAATTGAAGAAATTGATACTGAATCCAGCACGCCAGCAGAACATGCACAAATTGAGCAGCACTACATTGAGAATGTTCAACGTCAAGATGATGGCAGATTTTCTGCAGCCTTGCCGGAAAAAGAAGCTACATGGAATGACATCTCCTGTAATGTTGCAATCATCCGTCCTATCTCATCACATGCCACTAGAGTCACAACTTcagtgttgaacaatatcattcataaattgtcTGATTATCATCGCATCACCCGTTCAACAGCATACGTTCGTCGTTTCATCCATAACATCACTCGACGTCATCATCCTGATCAGCGCAGATGTGGTCTACTCACAGTAGAAGAAATTCAAGAGGCAGAAATTGCGATCATCCGCACGGTTCAAGCAGAAGCATTCACAGAAGAGATTCGTCTTCTccatcaaggcagagaattgctTCCGTCTAGTTCCTTGAAAGCGCTATCGCCAttcattgacaatgactcaTTATTGAGAGTTGGCGGCAGATTGAGTCAATCGGACTTGCCGTACGACTACAAACATCAAATCATCTTGCCTTCTAAACATCGTTTCACTCGTGCGCTCATCATGTCATATCATCGACGTCTTTCTCATGATGGAGTTCAGAGCACCATGACTTCATTACGTCAGCGTTATTGGATACTATCTACTCGTCGTACAGTCAAATCAGTTTTGAAATCCTGCCATTTATGTTTTCGCTTCGCCAAATTTCGTTCGGAACAAATCATGGGACAACTTCCTCCTGTCAGAATACAGTCTGATTTTCCATTCTATAACTCTGGCATAGATTATGCTGGACCGTTTTCATTACTTGTTGGTTCCAAGAAATCACGCACATATTCGAAAGCTTATTTAGCTATCTTCGTCTGCATGGTCACGAAAGCAGTACACGTAGAAGTCGTCTCAGAGTTGACAACGAAAGCCTTTATTGCGGCACTCATTCGCTTCTCATCACGTCGTGGTATTCCACACTCCATATTTTCGGACAATGCAACCACGTTTGTAGGTGCAAACAATGAACTACAAGATCTACATCAGTTTTTTGAGTCATCTAAAACTCAACAAGATATTCATAACTACACGTCGGTTCTCAATATCAAGTGGCACTTCATTCCACCTCGCGCCCCATCTTTTGGAGGTCTATGGGAGAATGCTGtcaagaatttcaagaaaattttcaaagtcgTCACATTCAATCATATTCTTAATTTTGAAGATATGACTACATTCGCAGCTCAAATTGAAGCTATCCTTAACTCTCGTCCACTCGTACCTCTTACAGAGGACCCTCAAGATCTTCAGTATCTCTCGCCAGGTCACTTCTTGGTTGGTCGCCCATTGACTGCGTTGCCTTTCCATTGCCCACCCACCACCCATGTCGATAACAGGTGTCGTTGGAAACTTCTTCAAAAAATCACTCAAGAACTTTGGGACAGATGGTCTAAGGAGTACTTAGTCACACTTCAACGCAAGCACAAATGGCTTACTGAATCGGACAATCTCACAGTTGACACCATGGTTCTTCTGAAAGA